Part of the Musa acuminata AAA Group cultivar baxijiao chromosome BXJ2-7, Cavendish_Baxijiao_AAA, whole genome shotgun sequence genome is shown below.
TCGATGGATAACTGGAACACCTCTCGTCCTTGTGACCAAGACTAGTGCCCTGTCGGTGACATCCACTGAACAAAATGCTTTCAGTAACGAACAAAAGCGATCAAATAGGCAGATGAGCAACACTGTGCTCAAGATATCCTTACTCGTCATTTCAATTGGATTATGCGCTTTaattgggtattggatactggacTTATGAACTCCTCCATTGTTTCTGGTTATgcttgaaaataaaattaaagatgaTTCTCGTTATTGTTTCTAAGTTAGGGTGGATATCGTAGATCAACTAAAGATAATATGCAAACATGGATGTAATGTATATGTCTTTCTTTGCTGCTTTTGATATTATGGGGAAGGTCAATATAGGTAATCAATTCTTTACATTTACATTTAGAGAGATGATATGAGTATTAATTTCTCATGTCAAAAAGGAGTAATCTTATTGTTGTGCTAAGAAGGCACGTCCTCTATATGGGAAATAgagataattttaataaaaaataaatctttattttatgataattttttatataaaaacaaCTATAGAAGAATTATATGTGGTCTCCAAGAAAATTCTAATCGTATGTATGTATATCGAAAAGAATAGATATCTTACAAACATCTTGAGCATTATGTTGGTTCTAAAAAGATCAATCTATTCGAAAGTAAGATGATTAAAGCCCTTGCATTCAAGTGTTGCACATATCTCCTCGGGAATAAATTTTTCATGTCTTCACTATGTAATGTAATGAAGAACGACGACTTCAAATACATCGAAACCGTAGTTCAACTCATCGAGACCTcaaacatattattattatctaatacacTAATCTTAGTCTTAACCTGATAAAATCTGTGAGATTGGGAAAATATTTTCATGTACATTAGAATATGAGATCTATCAACTATGCAATACTATACCAATCACtatattttattcataaaataatataaaatttttcccTTGCTTATCGTTCTTACAAATTCTAGCAAAACTCTTCTTGAGTTGGATGATAATTTGGATCCCTTCATTCTATCAAAACTCTCAACATACATATTCACTCGTAATCTAAAAATTCAAACCGAAAACGATGGTCCACTCACGATGTTCGAAAGATGATGAGAACAACACAACTCTTCTTGCGTTTGGTGGCAATTTGGAATCCTTCTTCACACCAAAATTCTGACATGCATCTGATAACGTATTCACTTGCAATCTAAAATGTTCAAACCAAAAACTAATTTCTGGTTATAGTCCGCTCTGTCGGTTTGCCAGCGCATTAAAGAATCATGCAACCCACACCGATCGAATAAACGCTTAGTAGGTGACCACAATGGTTGGGCTTCGCATTCCACCCCACTAAGCAATCTCATCATATCGCGATATAATATGCACAAATCACTTCATTTGGGGCGGCAATTCCGCCGCACAATTGGCCGCCCCGGTCATTCTTCCCGTCACATGGGCGCTCGTGCCTCGGCCGGTCGCCGGCTTGCGCCACCTAACCCTACAGCACACACCGCACTGGCTCTCCTCGTCCCGGCTTGACTCACGACTTGTGGTACGTTGCGTGCGAAATGATATCCTGTCTCTTTCGGGCCCGCTCATCGTACAAAGGAAGGATGACTTCATCGGCCGCACGCGAATCCTAAAAGCGAGTAAAGGCGACGCGTTTCTTTTGGCTTCGGCGGAGTGCTCGTGGTCCGCTGTCCCTGCAGCACACGTTTGAGAGCGGCCACCCTCGGGTTCTTCCCTCTTCCTTATTGATGTTTTGATATAACGCCTTCGAGGAGCGGGCAACGATAAGGGTAAAACGCATGCGGCGGCGCGATGACGCCGTCAAGAAGAAGGTTACCTACCAGTTGTTTGGCGGTAATATAGAGTGACGTCAGTGGCAAAGAACTTGGCAGTTTCGCTTTGACGGGTACGTTCCTCTCAGCCGTCCGATCGATGAGGCGGTGCAGGTCCCTGGTCGTCCAGTTCGTGATCGGACGGCGAGTGGACTGCTTGGGTCGACACGTTTTAGTAATTTGAATTGTTTGAGAGGGTCAAAACGGTATTTGTGCGTGTAATCTTATCTTCGTCCGAGGCTCCCGCGGCATACTTTAAGGAAGCATCGGCGTCCACGTGAGACCTTGTCACTGGCGGAGTTAGAGCACAGGACGATCTGGAAACGCGCACGGAATAGGGAAACGTATCGCCGTGCGACATATCGACGCCGCCGCCGCGGAGCAGTAGAACCGCGGGCCCCACGGGGGTCCAGCCTGTTCTCGAGTGGCTCTCCACTACTACTGCCCTGGCTCACCTCTCTCTCCGCGGTGCGCACACCGCCCTCGCTTTCTTACCGCGCTGCTCCGCCGGGAAGAAAAAAGTCGATCCTGACTTGGGACGCTACTTAACGTACGACAGAGGGTGTTAGCGCACATCAAGATCGCACTCCTATCACCCTGGACACGAGTCGTGTCTACAGTCGAGTGTCAAGCAGCGGTAAACTTTTTAAAGCCCAAACCCCCCTCTTCCGCTTGCAAAGGCGACGCCTTTATATATTCTATGGAAAGATTTCCTTTTTCTCGCGGCCTACAGGACGCACTTTACATTATCGCATTTCCCTTCTGCCCGGTGGTGTTCGATTCCTGTCCTCCCTGTTCCTGTTTCCTCCTCCTGCACGCTTTCTTCTCCCTCCAAAGCCCCTGCTTTCCCCCACTTTTCATGACCTGTTGGTAGGTTTCTGGAGGTTTTATGGCGACTCTAGAGGATCTGGGCGTCTCGGCCTTCATCAACATCGTTGGCGCCTTCGCCTTCCTCATCCTGTTTGCCGTCCTGCGGATTCAGCCCATCAATGACCGTGTCTATTTCCCCAAATGGTACATCACCGGCGGCCGCAACAGCCCCCGGGTGCGCGGCCGTGGGGTCGGCAAGTTCGTCAATCTCAACCTGCGCACTTACTTCACGTTCCTCAACTGGATGCCCGGGGCGCTCAGGATGAGCGAGTCGGAGATTATCCAGCACGCCGGCCTGGATTCCGCCGTCTATCTTCGGATCTACATTCTCGGGTGAGCTTATCTACAGAGCTTTGCTTCCTTTGTGTTCTCATGAACCTCTCCTTTTGGAATTCAGTTGGACTTGCGTGGTTGGACGAAATTTTCGATGGATCGTAGAAGAAAATTTATGTGACTTTGTAATTTTCTTACATTTCTCTTAAGCGCTCAAGAATTTTGCTACATTTCTTCTACCGTTTTATCTTTCTGTTGATAATTCTCCGGGATTTTACTCTCTCGGAGCTTTACTGCTGTGGGTATTATGATTATTTAGTGTCATAAACTTTTCCGTTCCCTATATTTTCATTGGTTTGACAAAAGTTTCATTGGGTCACTGCAGAACAATTATTATCGCTTTGTATATGCAATATCTTTCGAGGAaatgttttctgcactgatggacGTCGTCTTTTCTTGGTTCATGTAATTGTTGAAAATTTTCCTTATCAACATTCGGTGTCTTCCACACCTTCATTCGTTTTCAATGAAATGCCAATTCGCGTTGTTTTTTGTTGGTCAAACAGCAACCCCTCTTTATTTATTAAGTCTTGTGCCTACGTTCCTAAGCTGCGCAGAAACGATGTAGCTTTTAGGTAAATTTGAATACTTAATTTTCATGCAGTACATGTGTTGTTTCTTCACGAGGGTTCCATtagagcctttttttttttttccctcttttgcAATTAGCACCAAAAAATAAGTATTCAGTATACTACAAATTTCTTGTTCAGTCAATGAGCAAATGGGCCTCTGTGGTCTTTCTACATCATGTATACTACAAGTGACCGATTAACTCAATATTAGTGGTGGTATGTTGATATTTTTTTACTTCCACTTTTGCTTCGCTTCTTCAAGGATTACCACGATAGAGAGAACCTGACTACCAAAAGGAATTGTGTTGGCCAATTGGTTGAAGTATAGAGTTCAGGCTTTGTTATGTCAGCCAATTGAGGTTCGTGGTTCATTGGTCATGAAGATGATTATACGTATATTCTTTATCCACTCATCGACTTTTCAGGATGTCATATTACAAAGCTTTGTAAAATTAGTGTATGCCCAAGTACAAGGGTGTGATTAAACATAGACGTCTCACTACCATGTGACGAATAATATTACTATAAACATTATGAAATATTCTGTCGGATGAGATGCTAGAAACTTCTACTAATGATACttgttggaacaccatgaaggaaATTAAACTTTCTGGTAAATTTAGATATAATAGCCATAGAAGTTCTAGATTTCATCTTGCTTTTTTCTCATTAGTTCATTCTTCGATTTATTGCTTTATATTGCCCATATAAGATATATTTTCTGCTGTATGCTTGTTTGGAGTGCTGGATTTTAATGAAAATTGTACTCCCTCTTTTTTCACAGGTTAAAGATTTTTGTGCCGATAACAGTGCTCGCCCTGTTGATTCTCATTCCAGTTAATGTATCTGGTGGGACATTATTAAATCTCAACAAAAAGATTATGTACAGTGACATTGATAAACTTTCAATTTCAAATGTTAATGCCGGATCTCAAAGGTAAATTAATTTATCTTTGATGAACAATGTACCCATCGAGACAAATTTCTAGAATGTGCTATAGTTTCGATGGTTgtgtacatttatttatttattatttaattgttagaaaaaaatttcatgataattatTGTGAACCAATCTGAGAAGATTGGTTTTCATGTCTTCAGTATTGTGCTTGAATATgccatctctctatgcttgtgtctcTGTTTTTGGAGGTATAGATGTAATATACATGagcaaaatattttctgaaaatattcTTTCTTATATGAATTAGTGCAAATTCAAGTGTTGTATTGAGATGTTtttatttgaattcttttagttgCTGCATTGTGGTGGGATTAAAGTGAAGCTAACAGTTTACTCCTGAATTATTTCAGCTTGCATGTTTAGTGCTGAAGATTTTGGTGTTTAGTGTTCACAAATCCTAACACTATGCTGGTGATGATTTTGGTAAAATAAGTTGGAATATGTAGAAATGAGCCCAGGTGAAGCTTATAATTGCAATGTACAGAGTAGATGAACATGATGTTGTTTGAGATAGTTAGAAAATAAATGCTGTATGCTGAAAATAAGGAAATAATCTCAAGTATTTAAaatgtttaagaagagaagatgtTTTACACAATATGAAATCCAGGATGGATATATGGAAGAGTAATATGACTTAAGCCTGGAGCAAAAACAATGATACAGTATGTTTCCAATTACCTGGTCCTGGCCCTAGAATGTTGTTTCGCCCGGACCTGTACAAAATGGGTAGTATGTAACGGTTTGTGTGAACCAGTATGCTGATCACCCTTGTTTTGGGCAGTTCgatctgatttattaaaaaactATTTAACACTGATTTAGAACTCACATTCACTAGCCCTCTTCGCATGGAGCGGCCCACCGCCCGCTATGCATTGTTGATTCCGTATACGCTTACTCCTCTACCTCCatggcttcctcttcctcctctgctcCACCAaaccctcttcttcctttctcttcctctattgtttcctcttcttccttcatcttcgtcttcttcctctggtgccttctcttcttccttcctcctcctcatccttcctccaacatcatctgttccttcctcttctccttcttcttcctcttcaaatCTCTAGTACATACTAGTATACCAACACCCTATACATATCAATTAGGTCAGCGGTCAACATGGGTGGTTAGTACAAGATGAAAGTCCTTGATCCTAACTGTTAAAGGCAAGCATGTAAGGCTGTTTGGTTATGTCAGAAAATTTTAGTTGTATTTTCAGTTTTTTAACTTATTCcatttatttatatattgtgGTTGTCATTTTAGAGATTCTTAGTTGTCTTGACTCTTGAGTTAGAAGCTTAAATAAGACCCTTTATGTGTTGACTCTTCTTGTGGTCTGCTGGTACTTACTGGGGTAATGTGTGCTAGTTGCTGGCCAAGATTATCATGTTTTTAAAAGTCAAAAAAATTGTTTGGTTTAATTTTCAGATATTGTAGAAAGCTTTTCTTGTCCAAGCACTCATTATATAATGTTAATATTTTTACTTTGCTCTGAAATTTGATAGATGTTTTAGAAAGTTTGGATGATTGAGAAAATCGATTGTGAACAATTAAGGTTTCTAGATTAGTAGCATTCATTCCACTGGAAATAAAATCCATACTGAGTCATTCTAAATAAAATACTAGTCTTGTTCTTTTCTTGCCTGATTTATGCTTTATTCATTGTATCattttatttcatatttatatgattatttatCTCTAATTTAGGTTCTTTATTCACCTGTTGATGGCGTATTTGTTCACACTATGGACATGTTACATTCTCTACAAGGAATATGACAATGTGGCATTTATGAGATTACATTTTCTGGCATCACAAAATCGTCGTGTTGATCAGTTCACCGTAAGTGCCAGCTGCAAATATTGATGCTTTTGTAATTATGAAGTTCTCTACCTGCTTTGTTTTCCTCTTTAAAGATATATCACTGTGGAGAAATAACAGAATTTAGTGCCACTGATATTTAAGAAGCCCTGTAGTAGACAATGGAACAAGGATTGAATCATCTAACTCTTGCAGAAAGTTCTCACTGTATTGCTGAGAACAAGAGTTATCGCAGGTGCAGCCTTCCTAACCTGTCTCCAAATCCCATCTGACTATTGCATGGTCAACAACAAGACACAGGACAACAAGACACAGGGACACATACATACTGGTACAtgcagaaaaataaataatctgACAATCTCAATAGGATGAgaatcagaaaaaaaatattcaccAAGTTCTTTTATTGTCtatatcaaggattgaaatattataCCGTACTGGAGTTCGACCTTCTCTTGGtatggtacgatactgtataccgagcggtatactgtttggtatatatatatatatatatatatatatatatataaaataaaaaaataccgcCCAGTaacgagcggtccgcgtaccgatttcctgtcggaccggtacataccgcccgtaccggatgttatcattcgaaactgtataacTATATACCTTGGTCTATATACTCTATAGGATTAGCAATTTGGTTCTATTGCTAATTTAATACTAATTTATTGACTGATGAAACTTGATGATTTTAATCCTGACTAGAGTGTTTAATAGTTCACATGCAATGGATGTGGAGAAATGTAAAATGTAGTGAAGGGCTAAGATTTTTTAACTAGGAAATAGTTTTAGTTATAATCATGAAATTAACTCCTTATTCATGATAGCTGGGTTAAATAACAATGAGCAAACAAACAAGAGTTCTAATTGGAACCAAGTCAGGTCACCTGACACCTCATCCAGTGCCTATAACAACTTTGATTGGGGTCTTGGTTTTTGAGCCAAGGTTTGAGTAAAACAGTCCTGGTGTTTTCAGTCTAGTCAGGCATAGATTGAACTTGGGTTGGTCCACCCAAGTTGCAACCTGACCATAATCAGATTATATCAAGCAAGATTGTCTTGGCACAGGTACAATTTTAGATTCTTGTAATATTTGCCAGTTGTATCATTATATGATGATGAACATATAGGACTCAACTGAACAGAGGCCTGAGTCAATCAAGCCAAGATCCATTCAGCTTCATTAGCTGGGATCCAGGAAGGATTACTAAAACCTTGGGATGTGTGTTTCGAATCCTTTCTGATATAGCAGCCTTTCACTTTAGAAGGCTTTGGAGATGGGTTTTGGCTTCGAGGAGTCTAAATAAGAAAGGAATAGAATTAGGACTCAGCCTTTTCATCTCAATTTTTTGGATTAATTTCTGATTTATACTGGATCAGAAAGAACTATAATTAGGAATGATGCTGAGATAGTACTGAGTTTTCAGACATAAAAAAAGTCTAGTATACTAATGTTGACTTTCATTTGAAATCAAAAGGTACATGCTCCCTTTTCGTTGAGTTTATTTATAATTCATGCAGACAGATAGGTTATTACAAGTGTCAGCATCATCTATTGTGATCTGCTGACTGATATATGACAAGATAGTAATAGAGCACCATAAATGTAGCATACGATGTTATGTTACTTCATGTTTTTAGTTGACTATAGTTGTGATCTTTATTGGAgcatagtttttttttctttttttgcctcTAATTTGATGTTTGCAATTTGCTCTCAAAACCTTGATTCTTAATTCAGTCCAAACTTTTTCTTCCAGGTAGTAGTCAGAAATGTGCCACATGTTTCCGGACATTCCATATCAGAAAGTGTTGAACAGTTCTTTCATAGGAACCACCCCGACCACTATCTAGGTCACCAGGTAGTATTTTGTGATTAGTTGCATGGCAATGTTTTctcattaaaatatttaatttgctTTAATTTGATTACTCAATTAATCTACTCAGTACTCATCCTCCATTTGTTTGCTCATTTTCCTTAAAAAATATTGGTTCTAGTAAATATTCAGTTTattgaattaaaatttattaatcttttatttttcaggCTGTCTACAATGCAAATAAATTTGCTAAGCTTGTCAGACAGAAGGAGAGGCTCCAAAATTGGTTAGACTATAACCAGCTGAAATTTGAAAGACATCCTGAGAAAAGGCCAACTACTAAGGTCAGTTCAATTGACTAGGTATTCAGTGATAACAAACACAAATAGATAATCTATGTGCCACCAGCAACCAGGCATGGATCATGGTGATACAGTCACATATCATGCCaagtaataattagattttattaatttttCCATTTTACCTATATACATAACACTTCCATTTTATCTAGTACTCCAGAGAGGATTTCTTGGCCTTTGTGGTGAAAGAGTGGATGCAATCAACTATTATAGAGAAAGGATCAGCGAACTTGATGAAAAGGTAGTCCTTTCTTTGGACTTCTTGCTAATTTTGCTGCATTATTATTTTCCATCTGGAGTTTGGTTACATCTTGTTATTCTGTATGGAAAACAATTGATAATTGTTATTCTTTTACTGTCCCTTTGTCTCTAgtttaagatatataatagaacttTACACATTATGTTTGCTTAGTTTCTTCTAAGATGAAAATGCATAATCTGTTATGTTCTTCAGATAGCATATGAACGCCAACGAATTCTTAAAGACCCGAAGGCTATCATGCAAGTAGCATTTGTTACGTTTGATTCAAGATGGGGGGCTGCAGTATGTGCACAAACACAACAAAGTAAGAACCCAACTAAATGGTTAACAGAATGGGCACCTGAACCACGTGATGTATACTGGGAAAATCTGCCTATACCATTTGTTTCTCTCAGCATTCGGAGGCTCATAATATCAATAGCAGTTTTTGCACTGGTTTTCTTTTATATGATACCCATTGCTTTTGTGCAATCACTTGCAAATCTGGAGGGTCTTGAAAAAGTTGCTCCTTTTCTCAGGCCAGTTATTGAAATGTAAGTATCTTGACAACTTGTAAGGatacaaagtttctttttaaattACAATGGATAAGAAAAATAAGTTGTTAGATCTGTGATGCTTTTTGTTTCGTTGCTTGTTACTATCTTGTGATGCTAAATGGACCAATTCGATAGGAAGAGTTCAAATTTGTGCCTTTCATGAATTATTCAAGCCCATGGTTAAAACTGCAGTATTTGGATTATTCATTCAAGCCCATGGTTAAAGCCCATGTCAATTAACATTCTTAAAAGTTATTTGCAATCTTGATTTGTATGCTTCAGATGATCAATGTGCTAAGCTTGCTTTTTTTATAATTGTTCTGACTTAACATCTTCATTTATT
Proteins encoded:
- the LOC135617309 gene encoding CSC1-like protein At1g32090, whose translation is MATLEDLGVSAFINIVGAFAFLILFAVLRIQPINDRVYFPKWYITGGRNSPRVRGRGVGKFVNLNLRTYFTFLNWMPGALRMSESEIIQHAGLDSAVYLRIYILGLKIFVPITVLALLILIPVNVSGGTLLNLNKKIMYSDIDKLSISNVNAGSQRFFIHLLMAYLFTLWTCYILYKEYDNVAFMRLHFLASQNRRVDQFTVVVRNVPHVSGHSISESVEQFFHRNHPDHYLGHQAVYNANKFAKLVRQKERLQNWLDYNQLKFERHPEKRPTTKRGFLGLCGERVDAINYYRERISELDEKIAYERQRILKDPKAIMQVAFVTFDSRWGAAVCAQTQQSKNPTKWLTEWAPEPRDVYWENLPIPFVSLSIRRLIISIAVFALVFFYMIPIAFVQSLANLEGLEKVAPFLRPVIEIKVIKSFLQGFLPGLALKVFLYILPTVLMIMSKVEGYLSLSSLERKAAAKYYYFMLVNVFLGSIITGTAFEQLYSFIHQPPTQIPITIGVSIPMKATFFMTYIMVDGWAGIASEILRLKPLVIYHLKNMFIVKTERDREKAMDPGSIDLPENLPSLQLYFLLGLVYAVVTPVLLPFILVFFAFAFLVYRHQIVNVYNQEYESAGAFWPHVHGRIIASLLIAQLLLLGLLSTKKAANSTPLLIILPILTIWFHKYCKSRFEPAFRKYPLEEAMEKDILEKASEPNLNLKAYLADAYLHPIFHSFDDDDDDEEKIEVRVDKGRSHIPSPTRSEISSESPPRYVYHYEFEP